The archaeon BMS3Bbin15 nucleotide sequence GAGGGTATTATAACGGAATGGGAAGATAAGGCTTTAAAGGTTCTCGACGAGGTGCCTGGCTTTGTTAAGCCTCTTGCAAGAAAAGCTGTTGAAAAGATGGCGGAAGAGCATGGAATGAAGAAGGTTACTGAAGAGATTGCTCTAAAGGTTAAAGCAAAGTATCTTGGCATTGAAGATGATAAAAATAAAAAGAAAATAGCCATTGTAAGATGTGATATTGTGAGTGAGGTCTGCCCAGGCATAGGCTGCCTTCAGGCCTATGAAAACAGCAAGGAACTGTTCGAGCGATACGCTGGAAAAGACACAGCTCTCATAGGCTTCTTCACCTGTGGGGGATGCTCCGGAAGAAGGACATTCAGACTTGCAAATAATCTAAAGCGATATGGTGTGGATGTTATCCACATGAGTTCATGCATGCTCATGGAAGAGCCCTTCAACAGATGCATATTCAAGGAAGATGTCAACTACCCCTCCCTAAACCCTCGGGTTTTGAGGCAGGGGCTTGCTGATGCAAGCTCCGAGTTGATTAGGAGGTATTGATGCAAAACATAGATACAGAAGTTAGGAATGTGAAATACATACACAC carries:
- a CDS encoding CGGC domain protein; translated protein: MPGFVKPLARKAVEKMAEEHGMKKVTEEIALKVKAKYLGIEDDKNKKKIAIVRCDIVSEVCPGIGCLQAYENSKELFERYAGKDTALIGFFTCGGCSGRRTFRLANNLKRYGVDVIHMSSCMLMEEPFNRCIFKEDVNYPSLNPRVLRQGLADASSELIRRY